A region from the Leptospira venezuelensis genome encodes:
- a CDS encoding SH3 domain-containing protein produces the protein MKHKQYNILLFFLSSFCATVPKGFGHVSRNDLKVFSNPSVKSEVVFSIDKTSSYDVLVTNIKDIDSTNGTPWLKIRQKDKSGFIQEESKSSKYGIQIFLPAIREKFGIVTATQLLLRDYPGSEGKVLGKLKARETLEILAESQNKVLIDGNSGTWAKVKSNDGKIGFVFTPYLMRGEDPNILLAQKDMEMREEGWVYISETPDKLYDFKNGKLKAQSESPEIRSGEFLPITGRLVRSDGKVYFKVYKADASRPGFEDDVKITVIANGYLSSNLVKTAKRYSSLYISIYPQDPIKKKIIEKIDQNGGNDIDVESVKVSNFKHKNKTYFVTILRYLSGYSSCNGFGCGEYDTVFAFSKVGNTLEEIFTSDGDHIYFYEGDLTINIDRISPPEGEGPSGVKTETVYKFNGSTFESD, from the coding sequence TTGAAACACAAGCAGTATAATATTCTTCTATTTTTTCTTTCATCGTTCTGTGCTACGGTCCCAAAAGGCTTCGGACATGTGTCTCGCAATGACCTAAAGGTATTTAGTAACCCTTCCGTAAAAAGTGAGGTCGTATTTTCCATCGATAAGACAAGTTCTTACGACGTACTTGTCACTAATATTAAGGACATTGATTCTACAAACGGAACTCCTTGGCTAAAGATCAGACAAAAAGATAAATCTGGATTTATCCAAGAGGAAAGTAAAAGTTCTAAATACGGGATACAGATCTTTCTACCGGCGATCCGAGAAAAATTTGGAATCGTTACAGCTACACAATTACTATTGAGAGACTATCCCGGCAGCGAAGGAAAAGTTTTAGGAAAACTAAAAGCTAGAGAAACTTTAGAGATCTTAGCAGAAAGCCAGAATAAAGTTTTAATCGATGGGAACTCCGGAACTTGGGCAAAAGTAAAGTCCAACGACGGTAAAATAGGTTTTGTTTTTACTCCTTATCTCATGAGGGGAGAAGATCCAAATATTCTTTTAGCTCAAAAAGACATGGAAATGAGAGAAGAAGGTTGGGTATACATTTCAGAAACTCCAGATAAATTGTACGATTTTAAAAACGGGAAATTGAAAGCCCAGAGTGAATCACCTGAGATTCGTTCCGGAGAATTTCTTCCAATTACTGGAAGATTGGTCCGATCAGATGGTAAAGTTTATTTCAAAGTATATAAAGCCGATGCAAGCAGACCAGGATTCGAGGATGATGTCAAGATTACTGTTATTGCAAATGGCTATCTTTCATCAAATTTAGTAAAGACAGCTAAAAGATACTCTTCACTTTATATATCGATTTACCCTCAGGACCCAATAAAGAAAAAAATCATCGAAAAGATCGATCAAAATGGGGGAAACGATATTGATGTGGAAAGCGTAAAGGTTAGCAATTTTAAACATAAGAACAAAACCTATTTTGTTACAATCCTAAGATATCTTAGCGGTTATAGCAGCTGTAACGGATTCGGTTGTGGTGAATATGATACTGTCTTTGCTTTTTCTAAAGTCGGTAATACCTTAGAAGAAATATTTACAAGCGATGGAGATCATATTTATTTTTACGAAGGCGATCTAACAATCAATATAGATCGAATTTCACCTCCGGAAGGAGAAGGACCCTCAGGAGTTAAAACTGAGACAGTATACAAATTTAACGGAAGCACTTTCGAAAGTGATTAA
- a CDS encoding DsbA family oxidoreductase: METNISIYSDVVCPWCYIGKKRLEKAIESWESNHPEDKIVVEWKPFQLNPDLPEQGEDREAHMVKKFGSLDRVKMMTQRVSDIAKEDGLEFYNILQGHQPNTFLLHALIRRARNYGKEAELAEVFFEKFFSEGKNLSDDSIIRESLTQVGVPASELEEVRKDPSLLARIETEENEGKMLGVTGVPFYIFNEKYAVSGAQPVDLFLQVFDKLQSEAGA; the protein is encoded by the coding sequence TTGGAAACTAATATCTCTATTTATTCGGACGTAGTTTGTCCTTGGTGTTATATAGGTAAAAAAAGATTAGAGAAGGCAATAGAATCTTGGGAGTCAAATCATCCCGAAGATAAAATTGTCGTAGAGTGGAAACCTTTTCAATTAAATCCCGATCTTCCTGAGCAAGGAGAAGATAGAGAAGCCCATATGGTCAAAAAATTCGGGTCTTTAGACCGAGTAAAAATGATGACCCAAAGAGTTTCTGATATAGCAAAGGAAGATGGATTAGAATTTTATAATATTTTGCAAGGCCATCAGCCTAATACTTTTCTCCTACATGCTCTCATTCGCAGGGCAAGAAATTACGGAAAAGAGGCAGAACTAGCTGAGGTATTTTTCGAAAAGTTTTTTTCGGAAGGCAAAAATCTTTCGGATGATTCAATCATCCGGGAAAGTCTAACTCAAGTTGGAGTTCCAGCATCTGAACTCGAAGAAGTGCGTAAGGACCCTTCTCTTCTTGCTCGGATAGAAACTGAAGAAAATGAAGGAAAGATGCTGGGAGTAACTGGTGTACCTTTTTATATTTTTAACGAAAAGTATGCAGTTTCAGGTGCACAACCAGTAGATCTGTTTTTGCAGGTATTTGATAAGCTGCAATCAGAAGCGGGGGCTTAG
- a CDS encoding polyhydroxyalkanoate synthesis regulator DNA-binding domain-containing protein — protein sequence MKVLKRYANRRLYDPETSKTITLEDVAEMIIAGEEIKVIDNMSGQDITPKILGQTFLKVSLGQRNEEFSNYMLSALIRETGKDISALFGRLVLGGIGLAYLTKEKMDRILQSMVALGELRLEEVKSYREDLLTHLAQRASENSEQIQEDLKKVGRELEEGGEKELAVEDLSEKIRKIAERVKETESL from the coding sequence ATGAAAGTTCTGAAAAGATACGCAAACAGAAGGTTGTACGATCCCGAAACTAGCAAAACGATTACTCTAGAAGATGTCGCCGAGATGATTATCGCAGGCGAAGAGATCAAAGTGATCGATAATATGAGCGGTCAAGACATCACTCCTAAAATTCTAGGTCAGACCTTTCTTAAAGTAAGTTTGGGTCAAAGAAACGAAGAATTTTCCAATTACATGCTTTCCGCACTGATTCGCGAAACCGGGAAGGATATCAGTGCATTATTTGGCCGTTTGGTCCTGGGTGGGATTGGTCTTGCCTATCTAACCAAGGAAAAAATGGACAGGATCCTACAGAGTATGGTGGCTTTAGGAGAACTTCGTCTGGAAGAAGTGAAAAGCTACCGTGAAGACCTACTCACCCATTTGGCCCAAAGAGCCAGCGAAAATAGCGAACAGATCCAGGAAGACCTCAAAAAAGTGGGTCGAGAATTGGAAGAAGGCGGCGAAAAGGAATTGGCTGTCGAGGATCTATCGGAGAAAATTCGCAAGATTGCGGAAAGAGTCAAGGAAACCGAGTCCCTTTAA